In Macadamia integrifolia cultivar HAES 741 chromosome 5, SCU_Mint_v3, whole genome shotgun sequence, a single window of DNA contains:
- the LOC122078927 gene encoding phosphoribulokinase, chloroplastic-like yields the protein MAVCTFYTTPSLNTTCSVSTPTKTHLGFHQRQVFFFYSTGRRSSRRGSSNNSEIICSAEEPKTVVIGLAADSGCGKSTFMRRLTSVFGGAAEPPKGGNPDSNTLISDTTTVICLDDYHSLDRTGRKEKGVTALDPRANNFDLMYEQVKAIKDGISVEKPIDNHVSGLLDPPELIKPTKILVIEGLHPMYDSRVRDLLDFSIYLDISNEVKFAWKIQRDMAERGHSLESIKASIEARKPDFDAYIDPQKQYADAVIEVLPTQLIPDDNEGKVLRVRLIMKEGVKFFNPVYLFDEGSTISWIPCGRKLTCSYPGIKFFYGPDTYFSHEVSVLEMDGQFDRLDELIYVESHLSSISTKFYGEVTQQMLKHSDFPGSNNGTGFFQTIVGLKIRDLYEQIVASKAAAQLEATKA from the exons ATGGCAGTTTGCACATTCTACACAACCCCTTCTCTCAATACAACCTGTTCAGTCTCCACACCAACAAAGACTCACTTGGGCTTCCATCAGAGacaggttttcttcttctacagCACTGGTAGGAGAAGCAGCAGGAGAGGCAGCAGCAACAATTCTGAGATCATATGCTCAGCAGAGGAACCAAAGACAGTGGTGATAGGATTGGCAGCTGATTCTGGATGTGGGAAGAGTACCTTCATGAGGAGATTGACAAGTGTGTTTGGTGGTGCGGCAGAGCCACCAAAGGGTGGAAACCCAGACTCAAATACCCTAATCAGTGATACAACCACTGTGATTTGTTTGGATGATTACCACTCACTTGATAGGACAGgtaggaaggagaagggagtcaCTGCACTTGACCCAAGAGCAAACAATTTTGATCTCATGTATGAGCAGGTCAAGGCTATCAAGGATGGAATTTCTGTTGAAAAGCCCATAGATAACCATGTCAGTGGTCTCCTGGATCCTCCTGAACTTATTAAGCCTACCAAGATCTTGGTCATTGAAGGATTGCACCCAAT GTATGATTCTCGTGTAAgggacctcttggacttcagtATCTACTTGGACATCAGCAATGAGGTCAAATTTGCTTGGAAAATTCAG AGGGACATGGCAGAGCGTGGACATAGTCTAGAAAGTATTAAGGCTAGTATTGAAGCCCGAAAACCAGACTTTGATGCCTACATTG ACCCGCAGAAGCAATACGCAGATGCAGTGATCGAAGTGCTGCCAACCCAGCTTATTCCTGATGACAATGAAGGGAAGGTTCTGAGGGTTAGGTTGATAATGAAAGAGGGAGTGAAGTTCTTCAACCCTGTTTACCTTTTTGATGAGGGATCCACTATTTCATGGATCCCTTGTGGAAGGAAACTCACATGTTCATATCCTGGTATCAAATTCTTCTATGGCCCTGACACTTACTTCAGCCATGAG GTGTCTGTGTTGGAAATGGATGGGCAATTTGATAGATTAGATGAGCTAATTTATGTGGAGAGCCATCTGAGCAGCATCTCTACAAAATTCTATGGTGAAGTTACACAGCAAATGTTGAAGCACTCTGACTTCCCTGGAAGTAACAATGGAACAGGTTTCTTCCAgaccatagttgggttgaagATAAGGGACCTCTACGAACAGATCGTCGCCAGCAAAGCTGCAGCTCAACTAGAAGCAACCAAAGCCTAA